In the genome of Salana multivorans, the window GAGCAGGATCGCGGTGGGCGTGACCTCGTCGACCTGCCCGAACCTCGGGAGGGCGAGCTCGGCGAGCTTGCGCTCGCGCCACGCCGGGTTCACGGTGGCCATCACGGCGGTCTGGATCGGGCCCGGCGCGATGCAGTTGGCCGTGATGCCGTGCTGGCCGAGCTCGAGCGCGATCGACTTGGTGAACCCGATGATGCCGGCCTTCGACGCCGCGTAGTGGCTGTGCTCGACCCCACCCTTCTGGCCGATCTGCGAGGCCATGTTGATGATCCGCCCGAAGCCGGCGGCGATCATGTGCGGCACGGCGAAGTGGCAGGTGAGGTAGACGCTGCGCAGGTTGACGGCCAGCACCCGGTCCCACGTCTCCGGCGTGATGTCCTGCACGAGGTGCTGGTCGGTGACGTACGCGTTGTTCAGGAGCACGTCGATCGACCCGAGCTCGGCGACGGTGCGCTCCACGAGCTCGCGCGCCACCTCCTCGGTGGAGATGTCGCCCCGCGTGAGCGCGACGCGCACCCCCGTGGACTCCAGCCGCGCGACCAGCTCGGCCATCGCGTCGTCGACCGGACCGAGGTGGTTGATCGACAGGTTGGCTCCCTCGGCGGCGAAGGCCTCGGCGAACCCGCGCCCGAGACCCGTCTCGGGACCGACGCCGGTGATGGCGACGTTCCGCCCTGCTAGCTTCATTGCTACCTCCATGAGGAATCGATTCCGTAGATCGATTCCTGAACTATAGCCAGCCCATGTGTCCAGCGCAACACCCGAGTTCGCGCGCGGCTGCTCCTACGATGGAGCGACGCGTGGAAGGACCACCCGATGCCCCTGTCGCTCGCTCTCCTGCTCGCCGACGGCACCGCCACCCCGAGCCCGTCGGGACCCCCGACGCCCGCCGACCTGCCGGGCTGGGTCGCCGCGCTCGTCGCGGTCGCGATCGTCGGCGCTGTCGTCGCGCTCCTCCTGCGGCTGCGCCGCTCCTCGCGCCTTCGGGAGTGACGGGCGCGTCCGGGTCGTCGAGCGCGTGGTCGTCCGGCGCGCGCCCGGACGACGACGGGCGGCGCGTCCGGCGAGCGACGCGCGGCCGAGCCGGCCCGGCGCGCTGACCCTCGCGAGGCGCCCCCGGCAGACGGATCCGACGATCGGGCTCCCGACAAATGAGTTTTCCGCCCGTCGGTGGTCTACTCCACCATGGACCCCATGCTCGAACCCGACATCCCCGCGACCGAGGCGGCCGACGCGGCCGAGGTCGACGCCGCCCCCGTCCCGGAGAACTGGGTGCGCAACGTCGTGCTCTTCCTCGGGGGCCAGACGGTCTCCCTGTTCGGCTCGATGCTCGTGCAGTACGCCGTCATGTGGTACCTCACGCTCACGACGAAGGAGGGCACGGTCCTCGCGCTCGCCACGATCTTCGGGTTCGTGCCGCAGGCGGTCATCTCGATCTTCGGCGGGGTGTGGGCGGACCGGCACAACCGCAAGTACCTGGTGATGGGCGCGGACGCCGCGATCGCCGTGGCCACCCTGGCGCTCGCCGTCCTCATGCTGCGCGGATCGGGCGACCTGTGGCTGATCTACGCCGTCATGGCCGTGCGCTCGGCCGGGGCCGGCATCCAGACCCCGGCGGTCGGAGCCCTCGTGCCGCAGATCGTTCCGGCGAGCCAGCTCCTGCGGATCAACGGACTCAACCAGTCGATCCAGGCGGGGATGATGCTGCTGGCCCCGGCGATCGCGGCCATCCTCTACGCGAACCTCGAGATCGGCTCGATCCTCTTCATCGACGTCGCCACCGCCGTCATCGGCATCGGCTTCCTCGCCCTCGTCCCGGTCCCGACCCTGCGCCGGACGGCCGGGCAGGAGCGACCGGCATACTTCGCCGACCTCGTCGGGGGCGTCCGGTACATCAGCGGGCACCGGCTCGTGCGCTGGCTCCTCGGGCTGTTCTTCGTCGTCATGCTGCTGGGCGGAGCGCCGTCGTTCCTCACCCCGCTCATGGTGGCGCGCACCTTCGGCGAGGAGATGTGGAAGCTCACGGCCCTCGAGCTCGCGTTCTCGATCGGCATGATGATCGCGGGGGCCACGATCGGCTGGTGGGGTGCCAGGACCGGACGGATCCAGCTCATCCTCATCGGCTCGGTCGCGTTCGCCGTGTGCACCCTCGGCCTCGGCCTGTCACCCGTGCTGTGGGTGTTCCTCGTCTTCATGTTCCTGTTCGGGTTGGCCGTTCCGGCGTTCTCCACCCCGTCGACGACGATCATCCAGGAGGTCGTCCCGATGGAGCGGCAGGGCCGGGTGTTCGGCTTCCTCGGCATCGTGGGGGCGGTCTCGATGCCGCTCGGGGTCGGGGTGTTCGGGCCGCTCGCCGACGTCTGGTCGGTCCAGGTCGTGCTCGTCATCGCGGGTGGCCTCACGTTCGTCGCCCTCGCGCTCGCGCTCCTCACCCCGACCGGACGCTGGGCGCTCGCGCAGTCGCGCGTGAGGGACAGCGCGCTGGCCTACGGGGCGAGTCCCGAACCAGCCCCGGGCCGGTAGGAGCCGCGCGCCGCCGGGGTTGCCGGGGTTCGCGGGGTCGCCCGGCGACTCGGCCCGCTCACCTGCCGGCGAGCATCGCGAGCGCGTCGTGCGAGACGACGGCGTGGACGCCCTTGACGCCGTTGACGATCTGCGTGACCCGCAGGTCCACCACCTGACCGGCCAGGTTCATCGCCTCCTTGCGCCCACAGCCCAGCCGCTCGGCCAGCAGGTCCCCCATCTCGCTGAGCGCGTCGAACGCCGCATCGTCCAGCGACGGGGCGAACCCGAACGTCACCCATCCCTCGTGCGTCCTCGCCCGCGGACCGTCGAGCGCGAGCCCCGCGATCAGGTCGACCTGGACGCGCACGCGCTCCATCGGGCACTCGACGGCCGTCGCGCCCGACTCGCCGTCCCCCTGGACCGCGTGTCCGTCCCCGAAGGAGACGAGGGCGTCGTCGACGGCCACCGGGAGGTAGAGGTCGGTCCCGACGACGAGGTCCTTGAAGTCGATGTTCCCTCCCGTGCGCCGAGGCGGGTGGGTCGAGAGCCGACCCGACTCCTCCGGCGCCACCCCGACCACGCCGAGGAACGGACGCATCCTGACGCGGTGGCCCTCGTTGCTCGTCGCGAGCCCGGTGACGGGGTCGAGATCCCAGCGCAGGTAGTGCGCCTCTCCCCCGTCGATCCCGAGCCGTCGGTCGTGCTCGACGGGGCGGCCACCCACCCTGCTCCATCCCCACGACGCTGGGACGATCTCCAGGAA includes:
- a CDS encoding SDR family oxidoreductase: MKLAGRNVAITGVGPETGLGRGFAEAFAAEGANLSINHLGPVDDAMAELVARLESTGVRVALTRGDISTEEVARELVERTVAELGSIDVLLNNAYVTDQHLVQDITPETWDRVLAVNLRSVYLTCHFAVPHMIAAGFGRIINMASQIGQKGGVEHSHYAASKAGIIGFTKSIALELGQHGITANCIAPGPIQTAVMATVNPAWRERKLAELALPRFGQVDEVTPTAILLASEPDGNIYTGQTLGPNSGDVMP
- a CDS encoding acetamidase/formamidase family protein, with protein sequence MRNHHLEPGPETCHGSFSRDLAPVLTIDPGDTISFGTLDGDWLVESLPGPPPRHGAAVAWRRPGLDDGHALIGPVAVAGARPGSTVRVRFLEIVPASWGWSRVGGRPVEHDRRLGIDGGEAHYLRWDLDPVTGLATSNEGHRVRMRPFLGVVGVAPEESGRLSTHPPRRTGGNIDFKDLVVGTDLYLPVAVDDALVSFGDGHAVQGDGESGATAVECPMERVRVQVDLIAGLALDGPRARTHEGWVTFGFAPSLDDAAFDALSEMGDLLAERLGCGRKEAMNLAGQVVDLRVTQIVNGVKGVHAVVSHDALAMLAGR
- a CDS encoding MFS transporter; translation: MLEPDIPATEAADAAEVDAAPVPENWVRNVVLFLGGQTVSLFGSMLVQYAVMWYLTLTTKEGTVLALATIFGFVPQAVISIFGGVWADRHNRKYLVMGADAAIAVATLALAVLMLRGSGDLWLIYAVMAVRSAGAGIQTPAVGALVPQIVPASQLLRINGLNQSIQAGMMLLAPAIAAILYANLEIGSILFIDVATAVIGIGFLALVPVPTLRRTAGQERPAYFADLVGGVRYISGHRLVRWLLGLFFVVMLLGGAPSFLTPLMVARTFGEEMWKLTALELAFSIGMMIAGATIGWWGARTGRIQLILIGSVAFAVCTLGLGLSPVLWVFLVFMFLFGLAVPAFSTPSTTIIQEVVPMERQGRVFGFLGIVGAVSMPLGVGVFGPLADVWSVQVVLVIAGGLTFVALALALLTPTGRWALAQSRVRDSALAYGASPEPAPGR